The following DNA comes from Winogradskyella sp. PG-2.
GTCATTCTTTCTTACATAAGACACTGGCCTCAATGTTTTAATAAAATCTAATCCAAAGGTAGAATTTGAAATGTTTTCTTTCCATCTTCTATCAGAGGTTGCAGTCCAACCTACTTGAACGTTAGCAACTGTAATAGCAGCGTTACCAATTCTTATTTGGTTATCACTAGCAGCAGCTGGAACCTGTGCTTGAAAACCAATGGCAATATTATTATTACCAGTTGTTGCATTACTTGCAGCTTGATAGCCTATATAAGTATTATTATCACCACTACTTAAACCTCCAGCTACTCTATAACCAACACCTGTATTACCACTTCCAGCATTAAGACGATACATAGCCTCTGACCCAATCCCTGTGTTTTGTTGTCCAGCAGCCATATCTTCTAATGCTAATTGACCAACAGCCGTATTATTTATACCTGCACTAGTTCCTCTACTCATAGCACCTTTACCAATTCCTGTATTAAAATTACCGGTATTGTTTCTGCCCGATTCAGCTCCTAAAAACGTATTTTGGACCATTGCCGAGTTACCGTTTTGCATTGAAAAATAACCTATAGCAACGTTCAAATTTGCTGCACTATTATTTAATTGTGATAATGCCTGATAACCTATTACTGTATTATTTGGGCTTGATGAATTAGCTCTTAAAGCCTGATAACCAATGCCAATATTATTACCTGCTGCATTACTTAACATAGCCTCATAGCCAATTGCGATACTACTAGACCCTCCAGTACTAGCCGCATTAGCATTCCAACCAATACCAATATTTGCAGATCCTGTATTAGCATTTAGTGCATTAAAACCAATTGCTATATTTTGATTTCCACCTGTATTTGAAACAAGCGCATTTGTACCAACTGCTACGTTATCACCTCCTCCTACATTTGCGCCTAGGGCTTGAGAACCTATCGCAACATTATCATCTCCATTTGTATTTGCGTCCAAAGCTTGCAGCCCAACAGCAATATTGTTTGATGCGGTATTAGCTAACAATGCGTTAACACCAATAGCTATATTGTTACTCCCGCCATTAGCAAGTTGTGCATTAGAGCCAATGCCTATGTTGTATTCTCCTGCCACGTTATTACCTAAAGCATTAGAACCAAGCGCAGTATTAAAGCGTCCGGTTGTATTATTCAACATTGCACTTGTACCAACGGCTGTATTAAATTCGCCAGCAAAACTTGTACCATCGCCATTATTGGCTGCTAAAGCTGAACTTCCAATTGCTACATTTCCTTCTGCAACCGTATTTAGAGCTAAAGCATTTACACCAAATGCAGTTGTTGTTGAAGCTGTATTAATATTTGCAGATAATAGTCCAAAACTTGTACTTGCTGTACCAATTCTTCCAGCAGAAAGATTATTCCTTCTAAATGCCACATCTACATTATTAACTGTACCCATAAAATTTGTTCCATCCACAATATCTGCATTCCCAAGAATAGACCACCCTGTTGATGTACCTAATCTAATCCATGGACCTGTTGCTGTACTGAGATAATAATAACCAGGTGCTACATCTCCAGCAGTAGCAGTATTATAAACAATTTCTGATACTGTTGGTGTAGCAACTGTAACTGTAGTAGTATTGGTTAAGGCTACTCTAGGTATTAAAAGACCTTCAGATGCTGAAGTAATATCTAATGCCGCCTGAGGGTTTGAAGTACCAATACCCACTTGTGAATTTAACAACAGAGATAAAAACATAAGCAATAAAGTAAAAACACCCGATTTCATAAGCAATTATATTTACTGTAATAATAATCTATTATTTCTTACAAAAAGTGAAATTACACCATATAAAATGCATACAATTAGTAGTCTAACAAACAAATAATTTTAAAACACCTATACAATCACCATACATATAGTATTATTGAACTAAACTTGTATTGATAAGAATTTGATTCAATTTTTAAGTGTTCACATTAAGAATCTTAATAAATGTAAATAGTACGTTACTCAGAAAGGTCAGAAAAATAGATACCTAAACATTTATTATACCTCAAATGTACCCTACAACAATTTGCGAAAATAATCTTCTTTTTTAATTTTTTTTTGACATCGGAATAAACCGTATACCATTATACTAATTTATAAGTTTAATAACGAACTTATTTGTGATTTTAGTTGAAACATCCTACATTCGGTAAAAAATTGTATACCTTAAATTCTCAAAAGAAACCTTTAGCTGTAGATCAATATAACTAATTCTTTTATTGGGATAAAACAAACTTTTTCAATTAAATTCTAATTCCATATGACGGTAAGCATCTCTCAACCTACACTTTTCCCTTGGATTGGGTATTTTGATATGATAAAAAGATCAGATGTTTTTGTTTTTCTTGATAACGTCAAATTCAAGAAGCAAACTTGGCAAATGCGTAACAGATTAAAATCTGGATCTAAAATAGAAGACAATGAGATTTGGATTAGAATACCTACAAAATTACCAAAAACAGATACATTAATAAAAGATGTCATTATTGATAATTCAAAAGACTGGATGCAAGGTCATCTAGATATATTTCAATACAATTACGGCGCAAAATATCAAGATATTGACTTTTTAAAAAAAGATTTGTACGCCAAAGATTGGATTAAAATTGCCGATTTCAACATCGAATTTATCACAAAATGTTGTCGCTATCTAGAGATAAACACACCTCTCATTAAAGCTTCAGACATGGATGTTAAAGGAAAAAAAAGTCATTTGGTATTAGATATTTGTAAAGAACTAGGCGCTAATAATTTAATAGCTAACAAAGGGTCTCAAAATTATTTAGAAAAAGACCACAATATTTTTGATGAAAAGGGTATTTCTATTTCATACCAAAATTATCAGCCTCTGTTATATAATCAACATGGTGATAAATTTATCAAAAATCTATCGATTCTAGATTTACTATTCTCTGAGTTCGAAAATTCAAGGAGATTTATATAATAATCCTAAACTAATTAGGGCTAAATTCTTTTGATTTTAATAAAACCTTTCTCTTGTATGGTTTTTGTATAGTTATCAAAATCATATTATCGACAAATGGTATATTATCAAAGCTTTTATGAAACATCATCCAATAAAAAAGGATTACATTTAAAAATCAGTTTTACTTAAGGAATTCTATATTCTTATTGCTCAATCATTACTAATATAAAGATTATATGAAGAAGGTTTTTTTAGTAATAGTATTAAACCTTTTAGAATGAGATTATGTTGGTAGAATTAATTCTAATAAAAAATAACAAAACAATAATAGGTATACTATGTACTTAAATAAAAAAATAATTTTGAAAGAAATAAAAATATCTGAACTAAGAGATTGGTTTATAATTTTAATTACAATATTACTTACAGGATGCGCTTCATCAAATAAGATTAATTATTTTAAGAAAAATGATAAGTTAGTCCTAAAGGAAGATATCACTAATTTTCAGCCAACCATCCAATATGCTGA
Coding sequences within:
- a CDS encoding WbqC family protein is translated as MTVSISQPTLFPWIGYFDMIKRSDVFVFLDNVKFKKQTWQMRNRLKSGSKIEDNEIWIRIPTKLPKTDTLIKDVIIDNSKDWMQGHLDIFQYNYGAKYQDIDFLKKDLYAKDWIKIADFNIEFITKCCRYLEINTPLIKASDMDVKGKKSHLVLDICKELGANNLIANKGSQNYLEKDHNIFDEKGISISYQNYQPLLYNQHGDKFIKNLSILDLLFSEFENSRRFI
- a CDS encoding tail fiber domain-containing protein, which translates into the protein MKSGVFTLLLMFLSLLLNSQVGIGTSNPQAALDITSASEGLLIPRVALTNTTTVTVATPTVSEIVYNTATAGDVAPGYYYLSTATGPWIRLGTSTGWSILGNADIVDGTNFMGTVNNVDVAFRRNNLSAGRIGTASTSFGLLSANINTASTTTAFGVNALALNTVAEGNVAIGSSALAANNGDGTSFAGEFNTAVGTSAMLNNTTGRFNTALGSNALGNNVAGEYNIGIGSNAQLANGGSNNIAIGVNALLANTASNNIAVGLQALDANTNGDDNVAIGSQALGANVGGGDNVAVGTNALVSNTGGNQNIAIGFNALNANTGSANIGIGWNANAASTGGSSSIAIGYEAMLSNAAGNNIGIGYQALRANSSSPNNTVIGYQALSQLNNSAANLNVAIGYFSMQNGNSAMVQNTFLGAESGRNNTGNFNTGIGKGAMSRGTSAGINNTAVGQLALEDMAAGQQNTGIGSEAMYRLNAGSGNTGVGYRVAGGLSSGDNNTYIGYQAASNATTGNNNIAIGFQAQVPAAASDNQIRIGNAAITVANVQVGWTATSDRRWKENISNSTFGLDFIKTLRPVSYVRKNDPNKKTEYGFIAQEIEEAFINAGDPNNGIISIDDNGMYGVRYNDFIPMTVKAVQEQQVIIEKLQKENERLKVENETILKRLEALEKIIKNRVDN